A section of the Mycobacterium sp. 3519A genome encodes:
- a CDS encoding F0F1 ATP synthase subunit gamma gives MAATLRELRGRIRSAGSIKKITKAQELIATSRIGRAQNRLQAARPYAFEITAMLTNLGNEAALDHPLLVERDEPKRAGVLVVSSDRGLCGGYNSNVFRRAEELFSLIRQEGKTPIVYTVGRKALNYYRFRNWKITNSWNGFSEQPTYENAQEIASTLVDAFMAGADDHGDDPGPDGILGLDELHIVSTEFKSMMSQNAVAHRIAPMVVEYVEEDTGPRTLYSFEPDATTLFDALLPRYLATRVYAALLESAASELASRQRAMKSATDNADDLIKALTLEANRERQAQITQEISEIVGGANALADASR, from the coding sequence ATGGCAGCCACACTTCGCGAACTGCGCGGGCGTATCCGCTCAGCCGGGTCGATCAAGAAGATCACCAAGGCCCAGGAGCTGATCGCCACCTCGCGTATTGGCCGGGCGCAGAACCGTCTTCAGGCGGCGCGGCCGTATGCCTTCGAGATCACCGCGATGCTGACTAACCTCGGCAACGAGGCGGCGCTGGATCATCCGCTGCTGGTCGAGCGGGATGAGCCGAAGCGCGCCGGTGTGCTGGTGGTGTCGTCGGACCGTGGCCTCTGTGGCGGGTACAACTCGAATGTGTTCCGCCGCGCCGAGGAGCTGTTCTCGCTGATCCGGCAGGAGGGCAAGACGCCGATCGTCTACACGGTGGGCCGAAAGGCGTTGAACTACTACCGGTTCCGCAACTGGAAGATCACCAACTCGTGGAACGGGTTCTCCGAGCAGCCGACGTATGAGAACGCTCAGGAGATCGCCTCGACGTTGGTCGATGCGTTCATGGCCGGCGCCGACGACCACGGCGACGACCCCGGCCCCGACGGCATCCTGGGACTGGACGAACTGCACATTGTCTCCACCGAGTTCAAGTCGATGATGTCGCAGAACGCCGTCGCGCATCGGATCGCGCCGATGGTGGTGGAGTACGTCGAGGAAGACACGGGTCCTCGCACGCTCTACTCGTTCGAGCCCGATGCCACAACGCTTTTCGATGCACTGTTGCCGCGCTATCTGGCCACCCGCGTCTACGCCGCGCTGCTCGAGTCGGCGGCGTCGGAGCTGGCATCGCGTCAGCGGGCGATGAAGTCGGCGACCGACAACGCCGATGACCTCATCAAGGCCCTCACGCTCGAGGCCAACCGCGAGCGGCAGGCCCAGATCACCCAAGAAATCAGCGAGATCGTCGGTGGCGCCAACGCGTTGG